Part of the Acidobacteriota bacterium genome is shown below.
AACAGTTTGCACGCCGGCATCGAACAGGTCTACGTCCTGACCCAGTTCAACACCGCCAGCCTCCACCGGCACATCGCCCAGACCTATCGCTTCGATAATTTCAGCGCCGGCTTCGTCAACATCTTGGCGGCGGAGCAAAGCCTCAACAACCGCGACTGGTACCAGGGCACCGCCGATGCGGTGCGCCAGAACCTGCGGCGCCTGCACTACAACCGCCCCGAAGACACCCTGATCCTGTCCGGCGACCAGCTCTACTTAATGGATTTGTACAGTTTCGTCAGCGAGCACCGGGAGCGCCAGGCGGACTTCTCCGTGGCGGTCAAGCCGGTGAGCCGAGCGGAAGCCCAGGGCCTGGGCGTGATGCGCCTCGACCGCACCGGCCGGATCGTGGAGTTCGTCGAGAAGCCGAAGGATCCGGAGGTCATCAACCGTTTCACCCTCGACAAAGAGACCGTCGACACCCTCTCCCTGGACGCGGAGCCCGGCATGCTCCTCGCCAGCATGGGCATCTACGTCTTCAAGCGCGGCGTTCTCGACGAGCTACTCGACGGCAGCGAGGATGACGACTTCGGCCGCGAGGTCATCCCGGCGGCGCTGGCAAGCCACCGGGGCTACGGTTTCATCCACCGCGGCTACTGGCGCGACATCGGAACCATCGGCACCTTCCACCGCGCCAACCTGGAGCTGACCACGCCGGTACCGGAACTGAACCTCTACGACCCCGACCGGCCGATTTTCACCCACCCGCGTTTCCTGCCCGGCTGCAAGATCCGCAACTGCGAGGCCACCCGCTCCATTTTGGCCGACGGCAGCATCGTCGCCGCCAGCAAGGTGTCGCGCTCGGTGGTCGGCATCCGGTCCA
Proteins encoded:
- a CDS encoding sugar phosphate nucleotidyltransferase, whose translation is MKGVVTAILGGGQGTRLWPLTRYRAKPAVPIGGKFRLIDIPISNSLHAGIEQVYVLTQFNTASLHRHIAQTYRFDNFSAGFVNILAAEQSLNNRDWYQGTADAVRQNLRRLHYNRPEDTLILSGDQLYLMDLYSFVSEHRERQADFSVAVKPVSRAEAQGLGVMRLDRTGRIVEFVEKPKDPEVINRFTLDKETVDTLSLDAEPGMLLASMGIYVFKRGVLDELLDGSEDDDFGREVIPAALASHRGYGFIHRGYWRDIGTIGTFHRANLELTTPVPELNLYDPDRPIFTHPRFLPGCKIRNCEATRSILADGSIVAASKVSRSVVGIRSIILEETVIEDSVVMGATDFEKDPRDKVPVGIGRGCRIRGAIVDLNSRIGDDCVLTNEKGIEEGDGEGWSIRDGVIVVHRGASIPPGTVV